TGATGATCCGCTCGAGGCTCGAGAGATCGCCGCCATGCTCGTCGACGTGTTCGAGGAGGTTGATCCAGACCGTCGGCACACCGGCGCTCAGTGTGACGCCGGCGCGCTCGATCAGTTCGAGCAGATCGGCGGGGCCGGGCGACGGGCCGGGAAACACCTGTGTCGCGCCGGCCATCGTTGCGGCGTAGGGAAACTCCCAGGCGTTGACGTGGAACATCGGCACGACGGGCATAACGACGTCGCGCTCGTCGACGTTCAGTCCCGCGGGCGTCATCGCCATCATCGCGTGGGCGTAGATCATCTTCTGGGTGTACTCGACGCCCTTCGGTCGTCCCGTGGTCCCGGAGGTGTAGCACATTCCGCCGGGAAGGTCTTCCGTCAGGTCGGGGAACGCGTCGTCTCCGATCGGCTTGCCGTCTGCGAGAAGGTCTGCGTAGGCGACCGCATTGACGTCGGTTTCCGGAACCGACTCGTCCATGACGACGACCTCGTCGACCGGCAGGTCGGACCAGAGCCGTTCGATCGTCTCGAACGGGTCACCGGGATCGATGAACAGGATATCGTCGTCCGCGTCCCCGACGATGTGGACGATGTCGTCGTCGCCCAGTTGCACGTTGATCGTGTGGAGCTGGGCACCTGACAGCGGTGCGGCGAAGTAGGTTTCGAAGTGCCGGTGATGGTTCCAGCCGAACGTTCCGATTCGATCACCCGGCCCGAGCCCGCGGTCACGAAGTGCGTCGACCAGCGATCGAACGCGAGTACCGAACGCGTCGTACGTGTAGTCCGTAATCCCCCCGTGTGTCCGTGAAATGATCCGCTTCTCTGGAAAGAGATTCGTTGGGCGCCAGAAAAACGGGCGGAGTGTCAGATTAGACATCGTCCTCGGTCGTTGGCTGCGGGAATCGCGTGCTGTGCGCCAGCGGTACTTCCCCGGTTCCGGATACACGCGGTATCCGTTCAAACGTTTCTGTCATGACTCTATTTTCGTGATAGAGTCACCCACGCATATGAATCATCTGGGTTTCCCGCGCGCCCGAACCGCCCCAGCGGGACCGCGCGCCGGAAAGCGACCGGGAAGGGGCCGAACCAGCAGCGAGACGTCAGGCGGTCAGTCCCGTTCGCGTTCTTCGAGTTTGTAGCGCTGAATCTTCCCGGTCGCCGTCGTCGGGAGTTCGTCGACGAACTCGATTTCGCGGGGGTAGGCGTGTCTTGCCAGTCCGTCCTTGACGTGAGACTGGAGGTCCTCGAGCGTCGCCTCAGGATCGTCCGGCGTCTCGACCGGGACCACGAACGCCTTGACGATCTGTCCTCGCTGGTCGTCAGGGACACCGATCGCGGCGGCTTCCGCAACGGTCGGGTGCTCTATGAGGCTGCTCTCGACCTCAAATGGGCCGATTCGGTAGCCGGACGAGATGATGACGTCGTCGCTTCGACCTTCGTACCAGAAGTAGCCGTCCTCGTCCTTGCGGGCCAGGTCGTCCGTAAGCAGCCAGCCGTCGTAGAAGGCGTCCTCCGTCTTTTGGGGCATCTCCCAGTACTCGTCCATGAGGACCCACTCTCTTGGCTTCGCCGCGACCTCGCCGATCTCGTCGGTTCCGACCGGCTCTCGGGTCTCGGGATCGAGCAACTCGACCTCGTATCCGGGGGAGGGACGGCCCATCGATCCGGCTTTGGTCTCCATATCGAGGCCCGCGTAGTTGTTGACGATCATCCCCGCCTCGGTGAGGCCGTACGTGTCGTGGACCTTGAGGCCGAGGTTGTCCTCGAACCAATTGTACACCTCCGGGTTCAGCGGTTCGCCGGCGCTACTCAGGACGCGCAGGCTCTCGAAGGAGTGGCCCTCGAGTACGTCGTCGCCAGCGGCGATGATCCCGCGATACGCACTGGGTGCGGCGCCCATGACAGTGACGTCGTGTTCGTCGAGAATCCGGACCCAGTGCTCCGCGTCGAACTGTCCCGAGTGGAGCAGCCGGGTCGCGCCGAGCGCCATCGGTGCGAACCCGGCCGTGAAGAGGCCGTACGACCAGCTCGGGTCCGCAGCCCCCCACACGAGGTCGTCCTCGGTGACGTCCATCGCGTATTTCGTGTGGGGATACAGGATCGGCAGTACCTTGTGAGACATGACCACGCCCTTTGGCGGCCCCGTCGTCCCGGAGGTGTACTGCATCGCCGCCGCTTCGTCCATACTGGTGCGGACGACGTCGTACTCGGTCGACTGGCCGTCGACGAGGCTGTCGTAGGCGTAATCGCTGGCCTCGTTGTCGCCGTCTCCGACGCTGATGACGTCGAGTTCGGTCTCGATATCCAGGCTCGTGACCGTGTCGTCGTGATCGGTGTGGTAGAGCAACAGCTCCGGATCGCAGTCGTTGACCCGGAACTCCACGGCCTGTTTCTCGAACGCGGTGAACAGGGGAACGTGGATCGCCCCCGTCTTCCAGATGCCCAGAACGGTGATGATCGTCTCCGGGATCTTCGGGAGCAGCGTCGTGATGCGATCGCCGCGTTCGATTCCAAGTTCCGCCAGCGCGTTCGCGACTCGATTCGACGCGTCGCGAAGTTCGGTGAACGTGTACTCGGAGAGCTTCCCCTCCTCCGAGACCCACGCGAAGCCCACGTTCCCCGATCCGGCGTGTCGATCGACGGCTTCGTGGGCCATGTTCAATTCCTCCGGCGCGTCCCAGTCGTACGTTTCGAGAACCGACTCCCAGTCGAACGACTCGTATACCTCCTCGTATTCGTCACTCGTTAGCATACCATCGGATGGTTGCACCTTATATATGATAAAATTACCGCCAGATGGCGTTCAGGCGCAGTGTCAACAGCGTAACTGGGTCTCGAGTACCGCACAGTTCCTGAGCCGACTCCTCACGTTTATGAGAGTAGAGCCCGAACCACTCGGTGTATGGGAGAACGAGCCACAGTAGTAGGGGCCGGTATGACGAAATTCGGCCCTCACGAGCAACCACTACCTGAACTGTTCGCCGACGCCGCACTGCCTGCGCTTTCCGACGCCGGGATCGGTCAGAATGAGATTGATGCGTTCTACCTGGGCAACACGCTCGGTGGGATGACAGAGAATGCGTCTCATTTGGCACCTGCACTCGCGAGTCATATCGGCCTCCGCAGCATCCCGTGTCAGCGATTCGAGGACGCCTGTGCCACGTCGTCGAGTGCGTTCAAACACGCCGTCCAGGCCGTCGAAAACGGTGTCCACGACACCGTGCTGGTTGGGGGGGTCGAACGGTGTACGCCGACAACCGGGAAGGAGACGGACGAGATGACGAAGATATTCGCGAGCGCGACCCACCGCCAGTATGAACAGCCGACGGGCATTACGTTTCCTGGCGTCTTCGCTCTGCTGACGAAACGCCACATGCATGAACATGGGACAACCCGTGAACAACTGGCCGAGGTCGCAGTGAAGAATCAGCATCACGGGAGTATGAATCCACGGGCCCACTTCGGCGAAAACGCGACCGTCGATGATGTCCTCGAGAGTCCGGTCATCGCCGATCCGTTCCACCTCATGGACTGCTGTCCGTTCTCGGACGGCGCGTCCGCGGTCGTCGTCACGTCTCCGGAACTCGCGGACAGCTACGACGGCGAGGGCGTGAACGTGACCGGGATCGGACACGCGACGGACATTGTCCCGATCGCCGACAAGCAGGGGCTGACGGAGACGAGAGCCGCACGGGACGCGGCAGCGGAGGCGTACCGACAGGCGGGTATCGATGCCGACGACGTTGACTTCGCAGAGGTCCACGACTGCTTCACCGGGGCGGAAGTGATCGCGGTCGAGGCGCTCGGACTCGTCGAGGACGGCAAAGGCGGAACCGCCGCAGCCTCCGGACTCACGGCGCTCGGCGGCGAGGTCCCGGTAAACCCGAGCGGCGGACTTAAGGCGAAAGGACATCCGATCGGCGCGACCGGAACCGCCCAGATCGTCGAACTCACCGAACAACTCCGCGGAGAGACCGGCGACCGCCAGGTCGAGGACGCAGAGATCGGAATCGCACACAATCTCGGTGGAGACACTGCGACGACGTTCGTGACCGTCATGGAGGTGACAGCATGAGTGAACTGGATCTCGCGACCGAACCGGACGAACTGACCTACGAGGACTGGGCGAAGGCGCTCCGCGAAGGGACGCTCCTCGGACAGCGATGTGGCGATTGCGCGCACGTTACTGGTGCACCGAAGGCGGCCTGTGCCCGCTGTGGCAGCCTGGACCTCGAGACGATCGAACTCTCGACGACGGGGGAGGTCTTCACCGAGACCAGGCTCGAGGTCGTCCCAGAAGGTTACGAGCGGCCCCACCACGTCGTACTCGTATCGCTCGGCGACGCACGTGTCATGGCCCACGTTCCAGAAGCCGTCGAGATCGGCCAGCAGATCGAACTGACCGACACACTCGAGGTCGACGGCGCCGTCGCCCCGGTGTTCGAGCCGAACTGATCGGCCCGGTCATTCTCGTTCTCGGAGCCGACGTTCTGCTCCGGACTATCCGAGCAACCCGTTTTGCTTCGCGATCGTATTGAGTTGGAGTTCGTCGGTTCCCTCGACGATTCGAAGCATCCGGGCGTAATGCAGGTGATCCATGAACGGATTTTCTTCGGCGAGTCCGCTACCGCCGTGGACCTGGACCGCGGCGTCAGCGACCTCCCAGAACGACTGCGTCGCGAACCAGTTGAAGATGGAGGTGTCCTCGACGACGTCCTCGTCGTTGTCCATCAGCCACGCACAGCGAAGTCCGGCCGTTTCCGCGGCGTACTGTTTTGCCCGACCGCGAGCGATCATCGACGACACCTGCTGGAAGTTCCCGATCGGCTGTCCGAACGCCTCCCGATCCCGTGCGTACTCCGTCGCGAGCGCGAGGAGGTGGTCGCTGAGGCCGACTGCCTGGGCGCCGAGCTCGAGCCGCCCCAGCGAGAGGAAGTCCATCGCGGCGTAAAACCCATTGTCGACCTCGCCGAGAACCCGATCGTCGGGTATCCGGACGTCGTCGAACCGGAGTTCGCTCTGCCAGCCGACCTGCCCGGGCACGTTGTTGAACGATCCGCGTTCCCACTCGTCGGATTCGACGATGAAACACGTGATTCCGCCGTACCGTCCTGCCTCTTCCTGCGGCGTCGTTCGAGCGAACACCTGGGCGAAGTCCGCGTACGGGCCGTTCGTGATCCACTGTTTTGTCCCGTTGAGAACCCACTCGTCGCCGTCTCGTTCGGCAGCCATCTTCATGTTCGGCGAATCCGAGCCGACGCTCGGTTCGGTCTGGGCGAACGCCGTCGTCTTTTCGCCTCGGACGAGCGGCCGAACGTACATCTCGCGCTGTCGCGCGTCGGCCAACAGCAGCAGCGGCTTCGGTCCCTCGGGCCCGGCGAGGACGTACTTGTTGAGGCCACGCCCCTTGGAGAACACGTGCTTGATCGACCGGTACCACGTCACGGTCGAGACGCCGCCGCCACCGACCTCTTCGGGCATGTTCATCGCGTAGAATCCCGATTCGGCGCTCTTCTTCCGGACCGTTTCGATCGCGTTTAGCAGCTCGTCGGTCACTCGTCCGTTCGGCTCGTGACCGCGCCGAGGGTTCGTCAGGGCCTCTCCCAGCCCCTCCTCGAGCGGCTCGACTTCCCGTTCGATGAAATCGTCGAGGCTCTCGAGGATCATATCTGTTTCACTGCTCGTCTCGAAGGACGTACCGACCATGCTAATCACAGACAAAGCCGCTGAGCTTATAGCTTTGGTTCGATTCCGCCGGTCGACGCCGAGCCCCGAAACCCGGCTCGCGTCGCTGCGATGCAAATGTATATTCCGTATGCACGTGTTTTGATATCGTATGTCGCCCAAATACCGATTTTCGTACGACCCGGGGACGATCGTCTACGGCCGGAACTGCCTCGATCGAATCGAGGACGAACTTGAGTGGATCGGCGCCAAACGAGCCCTAATCGTCTGTGGTACGACGGTCGGCTCCATCGACGACGTAATCGATCCGGTCGTCGACGGGGCCGGTGACCGACTCGCCGGCGTGTTCGACGAAACGACGCCGGACAAGCGACTGACAACCGTATTCGACGGCGTCGACCGAATGGACGAGGGCGAGGTCGACGCGCTGGTGAGCCTCGGCGGCGGGAGCAGTCTCGATATCGCAAAGGTAATGAGCGTCGTCGCAGCCAGCGACCGGTCTCCCGATGACGTTCGAGCGACGTTCGAACGCGAGCGGACGATCCCGATTCCGGACGCCGAGCTGACACCGATCCTCACGATTCCGACGACGCTCGCGGGATCGGACCTCTCCGCGGTCGCCGGGATCACCGCTCGCAAAGGCGGGCTCACCCGCGGTGCACTCATCGATGACCGGCTGATGCCGAGCGCGCTGTTCTACGATCCGGCGCTCTTCGAAACGACCCCGCACGAGATTCTTTGTGCATCGGCTATGAACGGGTTCGACAAGGCCGTTGAGTCACTGTACGCACGCAACTCGACGCCGATCACGGACGGGACCGCAGTGCGGGGGCTGCGCCTGCTCGACCGAGGGTTACCGCGACTCGGCGACGGCGACCGCAGCGAGGAGACGCTACACGACTCAATCATGGGAACGGTCCTGGCACAGTACGGTGCGCTGGGCGGCGAGAATGTTACCGCGTCGCTCATTCACTCGTTCGGCCATGGGATCTCTCGCGGCTACGCGATCCAGCAGGGCGGTGCCC
The genomic region above belongs to Natronorubrum tibetense GA33 and contains:
- a CDS encoding long-chain fatty acid--CoA ligase; protein product: MSNLTLRPFFWRPTNLFPEKRIISRTHGGITDYTYDAFGTRVRSLVDALRDRGLGPGDRIGTFGWNHHRHFETYFAAPLSGAQLHTINVQLGDDDIVHIVGDADDDILFIDPGDPFETIERLWSDLPVDEVVVMDESVPETDVNAVAYADLLADGKPIGDDAFPDLTEDLPGGMCYTSGTTGRPKGVEYTQKMIYAHAMMAMTPAGLNVDERDVVMPVVPMFHVNAWEFPYAATMAGATQVFPGPSPGPADLLELIERAGVTLSAGVPTVWINLLEHVDEHGGDLSSLERIIIGGSAAPEGVMRRYEDEFDVTMEHAWGMTETMSIGSISRPKASMGDWDRSRKYEKRKKQGTLSPGLEMRVVNDNGDEVAWDGQAVGELWVRGPSVVPEYYNRPDANEEDFEDGWLKTGDIVTIDEDGYIEIVDRAKDVIKSGGEWISSIELENALMAHDEVVEAAVVGVPHEKWQERPLACVVAAAGSNVDKDELLTYLDDELDQPDWWYPDEIRTVESIPKTATGKFDKMRLRDQIDTVFSDE
- a CDS encoding acyl-CoA synthetase produces the protein MLTSDEYEEVYESFDWESVLETYDWDAPEELNMAHEAVDRHAGSGNVGFAWVSEEGKLSEYTFTELRDASNRVANALAELGIERGDRITTLLPKIPETIITVLGIWKTGAIHVPLFTAFEKQAVEFRVNDCDPELLLYHTDHDDTVTSLDIETELDVISVGDGDNEASDYAYDSLVDGQSTEYDVVRTSMDEAAAMQYTSGTTGPPKGVVMSHKVLPILYPHTKYAMDVTEDDLVWGAADPSWSYGLFTAGFAPMALGATRLLHSGQFDAEHWVRILDEHDVTVMGAAPSAYRGIIAAGDDVLEGHSFESLRVLSSAGEPLNPEVYNWFEDNLGLKVHDTYGLTEAGMIVNNYAGLDMETKAGSMGRPSPGYEVELLDPETREPVGTDEIGEVAAKPREWVLMDEYWEMPQKTEDAFYDGWLLTDDLARKDEDGYFWYEGRSDDVIISSGYRIGPFEVESSLIEHPTVAEAAAIGVPDDQRGQIVKAFVVPVETPDDPEATLEDLQSHVKDGLARHAYPREIEFVDELPTTATGKIQRYKLEERERD
- a CDS encoding thiolase domain-containing protein, with the translated sequence MGERATVVGAGMTKFGPHEQPLPELFADAALPALSDAGIGQNEIDAFYLGNTLGGMTENASHLAPALASHIGLRSIPCQRFEDACATSSSAFKHAVQAVENGVHDTVLVGGVERCTPTTGKETDEMTKIFASATHRQYEQPTGITFPGVFALLTKRHMHEHGTTREQLAEVAVKNQHHGSMNPRAHFGENATVDDVLESPVIADPFHLMDCCPFSDGASAVVVTSPELADSYDGEGVNVTGIGHATDIVPIADKQGLTETRAARDAAAEAYRQAGIDADDVDFAEVHDCFTGAEVIAVEALGLVEDGKGGTAAASGLTALGGEVPVNPSGGLKAKGHPIGATGTAQIVELTEQLRGETGDRQVEDAEIGIAHNLGGDTATTFVTVMEVTA
- a CDS encoding Zn-ribbon domain-containing OB-fold protein, whose product is MSELDLATEPDELTYEDWAKALREGTLLGQRCGDCAHVTGAPKAACARCGSLDLETIELSTTGEVFTETRLEVVPEGYERPHHVVLVSLGDARVMAHVPEAVEIGQQIELTDTLEVDGAVAPVFEPN
- a CDS encoding acyl-CoA dehydrogenase family protein, with the protein product MVGTSFETSSETDMILESLDDFIEREVEPLEEGLGEALTNPRRGHEPNGRVTDELLNAIETVRKKSAESGFYAMNMPEEVGGGGVSTVTWYRSIKHVFSKGRGLNKYVLAGPEGPKPLLLLADARQREMYVRPLVRGEKTTAFAQTEPSVGSDSPNMKMAAERDGDEWVLNGTKQWITNGPYADFAQVFARTTPQEEAGRYGGITCFIVESDEWERGSFNNVPGQVGWQSELRFDDVRIPDDRVLGEVDNGFYAAMDFLSLGRLELGAQAVGLSDHLLALATEYARDREAFGQPIGNFQQVSSMIARGRAKQYAAETAGLRCAWLMDNDEDVVEDTSIFNWFATQSFWEVADAAVQVHGGSGLAEENPFMDHLHYARMLRIVEGTDELQLNTIAKQNGLLG
- a CDS encoding iron-containing alcohol dehydrogenase family protein translates to MSPKYRFSYDPGTIVYGRNCLDRIEDELEWIGAKRALIVCGTTVGSIDDVIDPVVDGAGDRLAGVFDETTPDKRLTTVFDGVDRMDEGEVDALVSLGGGSSLDIAKVMSVVAASDRSPDDVRATFERERTIPIPDAELTPILTIPTTLAGSDLSAVAGITARKGGLTRGALIDDRLMPSALFYDPALFETTPHEILCASAMNGFDKAVESLYARNSTPITDGTAVRGLRLLDRGLPRLGDGDRSEETLHDSIMGTVLAQYGALGGENVTASLIHSFGHGISRGYAIQQGGAHGIIAPHALRYLFDNVYGRRDLLAEGFDVDETDSPEETATAVVEAVTEVRDALGLPSRLRSIDDLSEDDLPHIAVEVEDDVMMDNVPEGFEPTADELEDVLRNMW